In Arthrobacter sp. StoSoilB5, one genomic interval encodes:
- a CDS encoding Pls/PosA family non-ribosomal peptide synthetase yields MHALATYRPQFPGASAAPAQRTLVDILEATAAAFPESSALDDGRKSLSYTELLAAVRTFARELNIAGLGRGQRIGVRIPSGTNELYIAILGILVAGAAYVPVDADDPDERARLVFGEAKVGAVVGAGLAIELVGVGRQAVAAPGKPGLDDDSWIIFTSGSTGTPKGVAVKHRSSAAFVDAEARLFQQADPIGPQDRVLAGLSVAFDASCEEMWLAWRHGACLVPAPRALVRTGMDLGPWLINHGITVVSTVPTLAALWPVEALENVRLLIFGGEACPPELAERLAVEGREVWNTYGPTEATVVACAAPLGGPGPVRIGLPLDGWDLAVVDSAGVPVAEGDIGELIIGGVGLARYLDPGKDAEKYAAMPTLGWERAYRSGDLVRFEAEGLVFIGRADEQVKLGGRRIELGEIDAALQSLPGVAGAAAAVQTTAAGNQILVGYLAPADSVELNLGEVRGILGESLPAALVPLLTIVDSLPTKTSGKVDRHALPWPLAGASAMEAGNAPLNLPDDARWIVEQWESVLGSPVGSLDADFFAYGGGSLAAAQLVSALRLRYPLITVADIYATPRIGALIDTARQSLPDGGMPGPAAERTVRPTAFKSQIFQILMGVPLHILVGMRWLTYLMAANQLLADFGGFTAAPVVSWWWIAASWLVFVSPLGRMAISVVAARILLGKVGPGTYPRSGKTHLRLWLAEQIQDLSGAIGLASAPFVPYYARALGAKIGRDVHLHSLPPVTGLLSLGSGANIEPEVDLSGWWVDGDSVHIGQIHVGAGAVVGSRSTLMPGATIGAGAHVEAGSAVLGKVKAGHLVAGSPAGRLGKAKHDWPEPSSRRPIVARLWFSAFATGSAVLALIPYVSAFAGALVILAFVRGHGSLGEALPQITMALPLAALAWFFSNLILILVVTRLLGLGLKEGYYRVRSRIGWQVWATERLLDMARDLLFPIYASLFTPVWLRLLGAKVGKNVEASTVLLVPRMTTIGDGAFLADDTMVASYELGGGWMKIAPAKIGKRSFLGNSGMTAAGRNVPKNSLVAVLSATPAKAKSGTSWLGSPPVRLRRTAVDADQSLTFQPPLKLKLARGLWELCRLVPVILTVAIGVGVMLVLDAIARGWSYWLAALLGGVVVLAAGAVAAFSSIIAKWILVGTIRAGEHPLWSSFIWRNEVVDTFIEMVSAPWFARSAAGTPALVWWLSGLGAKIGHGTWCESYWLPEADLVTLGENSTVNRGCVVQTHLFHDRVMSIDTVTLGNGATMGPHGVILPAASIGDGGTVGPASLVMRGETVPAGTYWMGNPVSPWEGPAAPSVRLK; encoded by the coding sequence ATGCATGCCTTGGCCACCTACCGCCCCCAATTTCCGGGGGCGTCTGCAGCACCGGCCCAGCGGACCCTGGTGGATATCCTCGAAGCGACCGCGGCAGCTTTTCCGGAATCCTCCGCACTGGACGATGGCCGGAAGTCACTGAGCTACACCGAACTGCTTGCAGCAGTCCGCACGTTCGCGCGGGAGCTGAATATCGCTGGCCTTGGCCGAGGGCAGAGGATCGGCGTCCGCATCCCGTCGGGTACCAATGAGCTCTACATCGCCATCCTGGGGATTCTCGTGGCCGGAGCTGCCTATGTTCCGGTCGATGCGGACGACCCCGATGAGCGCGCCCGGTTGGTCTTCGGCGAAGCCAAAGTCGGAGCCGTGGTTGGTGCCGGCCTGGCCATTGAGCTCGTTGGCGTGGGACGGCAGGCTGTGGCTGCACCGGGAAAACCCGGGCTGGATGACGACTCGTGGATCATCTTCACCTCCGGTTCCACGGGCACGCCGAAGGGCGTAGCCGTCAAGCACCGCTCCTCCGCCGCTTTCGTGGACGCCGAAGCCCGTCTCTTCCAGCAGGCCGATCCGATCGGCCCGCAGGACAGGGTTCTGGCCGGCCTATCGGTTGCGTTCGATGCTTCCTGCGAAGAGATGTGGCTGGCCTGGCGGCATGGTGCCTGCCTGGTACCGGCTCCACGCGCCCTTGTACGGACCGGCATGGATCTGGGCCCATGGCTCATCAACCACGGCATCACCGTTGTTTCCACAGTGCCGACCCTCGCTGCTTTGTGGCCAGTCGAAGCCCTCGAGAATGTGCGCCTCCTCATCTTTGGTGGGGAGGCCTGCCCGCCTGAACTCGCCGAACGGCTCGCCGTCGAGGGCCGTGAAGTCTGGAACACCTACGGGCCTACCGAGGCCACTGTTGTCGCCTGTGCGGCTCCCTTGGGCGGACCCGGTCCCGTTCGAATCGGGCTGCCACTGGACGGCTGGGACCTCGCCGTCGTCGACTCCGCCGGCGTTCCGGTGGCCGAAGGCGATATTGGGGAATTAATCATCGGCGGAGTCGGACTGGCCCGATACCTGGATCCAGGCAAGGACGCTGAGAAGTATGCAGCCATGCCGACCCTGGGCTGGGAACGCGCCTACCGGTCCGGGGACCTTGTGCGCTTCGAGGCCGAGGGGCTGGTCTTCATCGGGAGGGCCGACGAACAGGTCAAACTGGGTGGGCGACGGATCGAACTGGGCGAAATTGATGCCGCGTTGCAGTCCCTTCCTGGAGTGGCAGGTGCTGCGGCCGCTGTGCAAACGACGGCGGCAGGTAACCAAATCCTGGTGGGGTACTTGGCTCCTGCAGATAGCGTCGAGCTAAACCTCGGGGAAGTCCGTGGGATACTGGGCGAAAGCCTTCCGGCGGCGTTGGTCCCCTTGCTTACCATTGTGGATTCGCTGCCCACCAAGACCAGTGGAAAAGTGGATCGACATGCTCTCCCGTGGCCGCTTGCCGGAGCCAGCGCCATGGAGGCCGGCAACGCACCACTGAATCTGCCAGATGATGCCCGCTGGATAGTGGAGCAATGGGAATCGGTCCTCGGCAGCCCGGTGGGCTCCCTCGACGCGGACTTCTTCGCGTACGGCGGAGGCTCGTTGGCAGCAGCACAGCTTGTCTCCGCCTTGCGTCTTCGCTACCCCCTCATCACCGTGGCGGACATCTACGCCACGCCGCGGATCGGTGCACTGATAGACACTGCCCGGCAGTCGCTTCCCGACGGCGGCATGCCCGGTCCCGCTGCGGAGCGCACCGTACGGCCCACTGCGTTCAAGTCGCAGATCTTCCAGATCCTCATGGGGGTACCACTGCACATCCTGGTAGGCATGCGGTGGTTGACCTACCTCATGGCTGCCAACCAGCTGCTGGCCGATTTCGGTGGATTCACCGCGGCCCCCGTTGTTTCCTGGTGGTGGATCGCGGCGTCCTGGCTGGTCTTTGTCAGTCCGCTGGGCCGCATGGCGATCTCGGTGGTGGCTGCCCGAATCCTCTTGGGCAAGGTCGGGCCAGGAACATATCCGCGATCCGGCAAAACGCACCTAAGGCTTTGGCTGGCTGAGCAAATACAGGACCTCTCCGGTGCTATTGGCCTGGCCAGCGCACCGTTCGTTCCCTATTATGCACGTGCCCTCGGCGCAAAGATCGGCCGGGATGTCCACCTGCACTCTTTGCCGCCGGTAACCGGCCTGCTGTCCTTGGGAAGTGGCGCCAATATAGAGCCCGAAGTGGACCTCTCTGGCTGGTGGGTGGACGGCGACTCAGTCCACATCGGCCAAATACATGTTGGAGCAGGAGCAGTGGTGGGATCCAGAAGCACCCTTATGCCCGGAGCCACCATCGGCGCTGGGGCGCACGTCGAAGCAGGGTCTGCAGTGCTGGGCAAGGTGAAGGCTGGGCACCTCGTGGCTGGCTCCCCGGCAGGACGCCTCGGAAAAGCAAAACACGACTGGCCGGAGCCCAGTAGCCGACGCCCCATCGTGGCCCGCTTGTGGTTCTCGGCATTCGCCACCGGCTCCGCGGTTCTGGCCTTGATCCCTTATGTGTCCGCCTTCGCCGGTGCTTTGGTCATCCTCGCTTTTGTCCGTGGGCATGGGTCTCTCGGAGAAGCCTTGCCGCAGATCACCATGGCGTTGCCGCTTGCCGCCCTCGCATGGTTCTTCAGCAACCTCATCCTGATCCTGGTTGTTACCCGGCTTCTAGGCTTGGGACTCAAGGAAGGCTACTACCGGGTCCGAAGCCGCATTGGCTGGCAAGTTTGGGCCACCGAGCGGTTGCTGGACATGGCGAGGGATCTGCTCTTCCCCATCTACGCGAGCCTCTTCACTCCAGTGTGGCTACGCCTGCTGGGGGCCAAAGTGGGCAAGAACGTAGAGGCATCAACTGTGCTGTTGGTGCCCAGGATGACGACGATCGGCGATGGAGCTTTCCTCGCCGACGACACCATGGTGGCCTCCTACGAGCTCGGCGGCGGCTGGATGAAGATCGCGCCAGCCAAGATCGGGAAACGCTCGTTCCTGGGCAACTCGGGTATGACGGCGGCTGGCCGCAACGTGCCCAAGAACTCGCTCGTCGCCGTGTTGTCCGCTACGCCGGCCAAAGCCAAGTCCGGCACCTCATGGCTCGGCAGCCCACCTGTCAGGCTGCGCCGCACAGCCGTCGACGCCGATCAGAGCCTCACGTTCCAGCCACCCTTGAAGCTGAAGCTGGCCAGGGGTCTCTGGGAATTGTGCCGACTGGTGCCGGTCATCCTCACGGTGGCAATCGGCGTCGGCGTCATGCTGGTTCTCGACGCTATCGCCAGAGGCTGGAGTTACTGGCTGGCCGCACTTCTAGGCGGTGTGGTGGTCCTGGCTGCCGGAGCGGTGGCGGCGTTCAGTTCCATCATTGCCAAGTGGATACTGGTAGGCACCATTCGCGCCGGTGAGCACCCCTTGTGGAGCTCGTTCATTTGGCGCAACGAGGTTGTGGATACGTTCATCGAAATGGTCAGTGCACCGTGGTTCGCCCGTTCGGCCGCAGGAACCCCTGCCTTGGTGTGGTGGCTGAGCGGCCTTGGCGCAAAGATTGGCCATGGAACGTGGTGCGAAAGCTACTGGCTCCCCGAGGCCGATCTCGTAACGCTCGGCGAAAATTCCACGGTCAACCGGGGCTGTGTGGTCCAGACCCATCTTTTCCACGACCGGGTCATGAGCATCGACACCGTGACATTGGGCAACGGCGCAACCATGGGCCCGCACGGTGTCATTCTTCCTGCCGCCAGCATTGGCGACGGCGGCACCGTTGGTCCTGCGTCGTTGGTCATGCGCGGCGAAACGGTGCCGGCAGGCACCTATTGGATGGGAAACCCCGTGAGTCCTTGGGAGGGTCCGGCAGCACCGTCCGTCCGACTCAAGTAG
- a CDS encoding quinone oxidoreductase — protein MTHAIVAQQPGGPEVLEYTSVEPPAPGPGQLLIKVAAAGVNFIETYQRRGTYKVDYPFTPGAEAAGTIEAIGEGVEDFAVGDRIATAEGSKTYADYTLVDASKALPVPAGVDDHTAAALPLQGITAHYLMNSSFRVEPGHTVLLHAGAGGVGLLLTQLLKARGARVITTVSSDEKADLSKLAGADEVLRYEGFADKVRELTDGEGVNVVYDGVGKDTFDDSLRSLRIRGAMVLFGAASGPVPPFDPQRLNSGGSLSLTRPTMGHFVQNTHERRWRSAEIFEAAANGTLAVRVGATYSLAEAAQAHRDLEGRLTTGKVLLLP, from the coding sequence ATGACGCACGCCATCGTTGCACAGCAACCCGGAGGACCCGAGGTCCTCGAATACACCTCCGTGGAGCCACCTGCACCAGGTCCCGGGCAGCTGCTGATCAAGGTCGCAGCTGCCGGGGTCAATTTCATTGAGACGTACCAGCGCCGAGGCACTTACAAGGTTGACTACCCCTTCACCCCAGGCGCGGAAGCCGCCGGAACGATCGAAGCAATCGGTGAGGGCGTGGAGGACTTCGCCGTCGGTGACAGGATTGCCACGGCCGAAGGCTCCAAGACCTACGCCGACTACACGCTGGTGGACGCCTCGAAGGCGCTCCCCGTACCGGCCGGCGTCGATGATCACACCGCAGCCGCCCTGCCGCTGCAGGGTATCACCGCCCACTACCTGATGAACTCCTCCTTCCGCGTGGAACCCGGGCACACGGTGCTGCTGCACGCGGGAGCCGGGGGTGTGGGACTGCTGCTGACCCAACTGTTGAAGGCGCGCGGGGCTCGGGTCATCACGACGGTTTCTTCCGACGAAAAGGCCGACCTCTCCAAGCTCGCCGGCGCCGACGAAGTCTTGCGCTATGAAGGCTTCGCGGACAAGGTCCGCGAACTCACCGATGGCGAGGGCGTCAATGTGGTGTATGACGGCGTAGGCAAGGATACGTTCGACGACTCCCTGCGAAGCCTGCGCATCAGGGGTGCCATGGTCCTCTTCGGCGCAGCCTCAGGCCCTGTCCCCCCGTTCGATCCCCAACGCCTGAACTCCGGCGGGTCCCTGTCGTTGACCCGCCCCACGATGGGCCATTTCGTCCAGAACACGCACGAGCGGCGTTGGCGTTCAGCTGAGATCTTCGAGGCCGCGGCGAACGGTACGCTGGCGGTTCGCGTCGGCGCTACCTACTCCTTGGCCGAAGCGGCGCAGGCGCACCGGGACCTTGAAGGACGCCTCACCACGGGGAAGGTCCTCCTGCTTCCCTGA
- a CDS encoding acyl-CoA desaturase, with amino-acid sequence MAPTSTTERPKTRAIQPNPVVQSYSELLKSVKAAGLLERRSGFYIWLFVALMILMAATWTGFALLGDSWFQLLIAAAVGIFCTQLSFLAHEAGHKQIFASRRANDWSARLLATGIAGISYSWWEQKHGAHHNHPNVISKDPDIRNNALVFYEDAAAERKGRLAFLTKKQGWFFFPLLMLLGLSLQFDSLRFVFGKQKVRHRWVETPILVARLTALPVLAFTFLPIGMAFAFLGVQIMVYGFYMGASFAPNHKGMPVLPKDSRVDFLNRQILTSRNISGGLFMDFLLGGLNRQVEHHLFPDMARPHLYKATKIVREFCAKHSITYTETSLIQSYGIVVRYLNEVGLAAGRGFDCPVASTHGRF; translated from the coding sequence ATGGCACCCACGTCCACCACTGAGCGCCCCAAGACACGCGCAATTCAGCCAAACCCCGTTGTTCAAAGCTATTCGGAGCTCCTTAAGAGCGTGAAGGCTGCCGGGCTCCTTGAACGGCGCAGCGGGTTCTACATCTGGCTCTTCGTAGCCCTCATGATCCTTATGGCCGCCACCTGGACAGGCTTCGCCCTCTTGGGTGATTCCTGGTTCCAGCTCCTGATCGCTGCCGCCGTGGGTATCTTCTGCACTCAGTTGAGCTTCCTTGCCCATGAGGCCGGACACAAGCAGATCTTCGCTTCCCGTCGTGCCAACGATTGGTCCGCGCGCCTTCTGGCCACAGGAATCGCGGGCATCAGCTACTCCTGGTGGGAGCAAAAGCACGGTGCCCACCACAACCATCCCAACGTCATTTCCAAGGATCCTGACATCCGGAACAATGCTCTGGTGTTTTACGAAGATGCAGCCGCGGAACGCAAGGGGCGCCTAGCCTTCCTGACCAAGAAGCAGGGCTGGTTCTTCTTCCCGCTCCTGATGCTTCTTGGCCTGAGCCTGCAATTCGATTCTCTTCGCTTTGTCTTCGGCAAGCAGAAGGTACGCCACCGCTGGGTGGAGACGCCTATCCTGGTTGCCCGTCTTACAGCACTTCCGGTCCTCGCCTTCACCTTCCTGCCCATCGGTATGGCGTTTGCGTTCCTCGGCGTCCAGATCATGGTCTACGGCTTCTACATGGGTGCTTCGTTTGCCCCCAACCACAAGGGCATGCCAGTCCTTCCCAAGGACAGCCGCGTGGACTTCCTCAACCGCCAGATCCTGACCTCGCGCAATATTTCCGGTGGCCTCTTCATGGACTTCCTCCTGGGTGGGCTCAACCGTCAAGTGGAGCACCACTTGTTCCCGGACATGGCTCGCCCCCATTTGTACAAGGCCACAAAAATCGTGCGCGAGTTCTGCGCCAAACACTCCATTACTTACACCGAAACCTCGCTGATTCAGTCCTACGGCATCGTGGTCAGGTACCTGAATGAAGTTGGCCTGGCAGCCGGACGTGGCTTCGACTGCCCCGTCGCTTCGACGCACGGACGCTTCTAG
- the argC gene encoding N-acetyl-gamma-glutamyl-phosphate reductase, whose product MTISVAVSGASGYAGGEVLRLLSGHPNVTIGAITAHSNAGTRLGELQPHLHGLASRILEDTTVENLSGHDVVFLALPHGASAEIAAQLPEGTVVIDAGADHRLQDAAAWEKFYGSAHAGTWPYGLPELPGQRDALKGAKRIAVPGCYPTSALLALTPGFASNLLLTDDVVIVSASGTSGAGKAAKVNLIGSEVMGSMSPYGVGGGHRHTPEIEQGLSNAAGEPVTVSFTPTLAPMGRGILTTATAKVGHGVTYAELRQAWTEAYDDEPFVHLLPEGQWPTTKSVQGSNHAVMQLAFDQHTGRVIVTCAIDNLTKGTAGGAVQSMNIALGLDETAGLNLQGVAP is encoded by the coding sequence ATGACTATTTCTGTTGCCGTCTCCGGTGCCAGCGGCTACGCCGGGGGAGAAGTGCTGCGCCTGCTTTCAGGCCATCCGAACGTCACTATCGGTGCGATCACTGCGCACAGCAACGCCGGTACAAGACTAGGGGAGTTGCAGCCGCATCTCCACGGTTTGGCCAGCCGGATTTTGGAAGACACCACCGTGGAGAACCTGTCCGGGCATGATGTCGTGTTCCTGGCCCTCCCGCATGGCGCCTCTGCCGAGATCGCTGCGCAATTGCCGGAAGGCACAGTAGTCATCGACGCCGGTGCGGACCACCGCCTGCAGGACGCCGCTGCGTGGGAAAAGTTCTACGGCTCGGCCCACGCCGGGACGTGGCCGTACGGCCTGCCCGAGCTGCCGGGCCAGCGCGACGCCCTCAAAGGCGCCAAACGTATCGCCGTTCCCGGCTGCTACCCGACGTCGGCCCTGCTTGCCTTGACGCCAGGCTTCGCCAGCAATCTCCTGCTGACGGACGACGTCGTGATTGTCTCAGCGTCAGGTACCTCTGGGGCTGGCAAGGCAGCAAAGGTCAACCTGATCGGCTCCGAAGTCATGGGTTCCATGAGTCCGTACGGTGTTGGCGGCGGTCATCGCCACACGCCGGAAATCGAGCAGGGACTCTCCAACGCCGCGGGTGAGCCGGTCACCGTTTCGTTCACGCCGACCCTGGCTCCCATGGGCCGCGGCATCCTCACCACGGCCACGGCAAAAGTCGGGCACGGAGTTACTTACGCGGAACTGCGCCAGGCCTGGACGGAAGCCTATGACGACGAGCCGTTCGTCCACCTCCTTCCCGAGGGCCAGTGGCCTACCACCAAGTCAGTGCAGGGTTCCAACCACGCAGTCATGCAGTTGGCCTTCGACCAGCACACCGGCCGCGTCATTGTCACGTGCGCCATCGACAACCTCACCAAGGGGACCGCAGGCGGAGCCGTGCAGTCCATGAACATTGCCCTCGGCCTGGACGAAACCGCCGGCCTGAACCTCCAGGGAGTTGCACCGTGA
- the argJ gene encoding bifunctional glutamate N-acetyltransferase/amino-acid acetyltransferase ArgJ: protein MTITAPKGFRAAGVKAGIKASGNPDLALVVNDGPLKAAAAVFTSNRVAAAPVHWSRQVVSDGRVDAVILNSGGANACTGPQGFQNTHATAEKVADVLGVSASDVVVCSTGLIGEQLPMDKILPGVEAAFRELSEDGGAAAATAIMTTDSVSKEAVFTGTDAEGKQFTVGGIAKGAGMLAPGLATMLVVLTTDAEVPADELDVVLRDATRVTFDRADSDGCMSTNDTVVLMASGASEALPSAEQLSEAITKVCAELARKLIGDAEGASHDIAIRTFNAASERDAEIVSRAVARSNLFKAAIFGKDPNWGRVLSAVGTTDAVFEADQLNVSMNGVQICRNGSIGDDRNLVDLEPREVLVDIDLQAGDAEATIWTNDLTHDYVHENSAYSS from the coding sequence GTGACCATTACCGCCCCCAAGGGATTCCGCGCTGCAGGCGTCAAGGCCGGCATCAAGGCCTCCGGCAACCCGGACCTGGCCCTCGTGGTCAATGACGGTCCGCTTAAGGCTGCTGCTGCCGTTTTCACGTCCAACCGAGTGGCTGCCGCGCCCGTCCATTGGTCCCGCCAGGTGGTCAGCGATGGACGTGTGGACGCCGTAATCCTGAACTCCGGCGGTGCCAACGCCTGCACCGGTCCGCAGGGATTCCAGAACACCCACGCCACGGCCGAGAAGGTGGCGGACGTGCTGGGCGTCTCAGCTTCCGACGTCGTGGTTTGTTCCACTGGCCTCATAGGCGAGCAGTTGCCCATGGACAAGATCCTTCCGGGTGTCGAAGCCGCGTTCCGGGAGCTGTCCGAGGACGGCGGCGCAGCCGCAGCCACGGCGATCATGACCACGGACAGCGTCTCCAAGGAAGCCGTCTTCACTGGAACCGATGCTGAAGGCAAGCAATTCACCGTTGGTGGCATCGCAAAGGGTGCCGGCATGCTGGCACCCGGCCTCGCCACGATGCTGGTAGTCCTCACAACCGACGCCGAGGTTCCGGCGGATGAACTCGACGTCGTCCTCCGCGATGCCACGCGTGTCACGTTTGATCGCGCAGACTCTGACGGTTGCATGTCCACCAACGACACCGTGGTGCTGATGGCCTCGGGTGCCTCCGAAGCGCTGCCCTCTGCGGAGCAGCTGAGCGAGGCCATCACGAAGGTCTGCGCCGAGTTGGCCCGTAAGCTCATCGGCGATGCCGAGGGCGCCAGCCACGACATCGCCATCCGTACGTTCAACGCAGCCAGCGAACGCGACGCAGAGATCGTCAGCCGCGCTGTTGCCCGCTCCAACCTCTTCAAGGCGGCGATCTTCGGCAAGGATCCCAACTGGGGCCGGGTGCTCTCGGCAGTGGGTACCACGGATGCCGTGTTCGAAGCTGACCAGCTCAACGTCTCCATGAACGGCGTGCAGATCTGCCGCAACGGCAGCATCGGCGATGACCGCAACCTGGTGGACCTGGAACCGCGTGAAGTGCTCGTCGACATCGACCTGCAGGCCGGCGACGCCGAGGCAACCATCTGGACCAATGACCTCACGCACGACTACGTGCATGAGAACAGCGCTTACTCGAGCTGA
- the argB gene encoding acetylglutamate kinase encodes MTAHTRETTSMSDAQDKAGTLIEALPWIQRFAGTTMVIKYGGNAMVNDDLRRAFAEDIVFLHHVGIHPVVVHGGGPQINSMLGRLGIESEFKGGLRVTTPEAMDVVRMVLTGQVGRELVGLINSHGPYAVGMSGEDGGLLRAVRTGTVVDGEEVDLGLVGEVVGVDPAGIKDILDAGRIPVISTVAPEILDDGNGSGPTTGQVLNVNADTAAAAVASALGATKLVILTDVEGLYANWPDKSSLISSLTASELREMLPKLESGMIPKMAACLKAIDEGVERAHIVDGRLPHSMLLETFTTAGIGTQVVPDEEVTA; translated from the coding sequence ATGACTGCGCACACCCGGGAAACCACGTCGATGAGCGATGCCCAGGACAAAGCGGGCACACTCATCGAGGCACTGCCCTGGATCCAGCGTTTCGCTGGAACCACCATGGTGATCAAGTACGGCGGCAACGCCATGGTCAACGATGACCTTCGCCGAGCCTTCGCCGAAGACATCGTGTTCCTCCACCACGTGGGAATCCACCCTGTGGTGGTTCATGGCGGCGGCCCCCAGATCAACTCCATGCTTGGCCGCCTCGGCATCGAGTCCGAGTTCAAGGGCGGACTCCGCGTCACCACTCCGGAAGCCATGGATGTGGTTCGCATGGTTCTCACCGGTCAGGTGGGACGTGAACTCGTGGGTTTGATCAATTCGCATGGTCCCTATGCTGTTGGCATGTCTGGTGAGGATGGCGGCCTGTTGCGCGCCGTGCGCACCGGAACCGTTGTGGACGGCGAGGAAGTGGACCTCGGCTTGGTGGGCGAAGTCGTGGGCGTGGATCCCGCCGGTATCAAGGACATCCTCGACGCCGGCCGCATCCCCGTGATTTCCACGGTCGCTCCGGAAATCCTCGATGACGGGAACGGCTCCGGTCCCACTACTGGCCAGGTCCTGAACGTCAACGCAGACACGGCGGCCGCAGCTGTCGCCTCGGCGTTGGGCGCCACCAAGCTCGTCATCCTGACCGACGTCGAGGGCCTCTACGCCAACTGGCCGGACAAATCGTCGCTGATCTCTTCGCTGACAGCGTCCGAACTCCGCGAGATGCTGCCCAAGCTTGAGTCGGGCATGATCCCCAAGATGGCCGCCTGCCTGAAGGCCATCGACGAAGGCGTGGAACGCGCGCACATCGTGGATGGCCGGCTGCCGCACTCGATGCTGCTGGAAACCTTTACGACCGCCGGCATAGGCACCCAGGTAGTACCTGATGAGGAAGTGACCGCATGA
- a CDS encoding acetylornithine transaminase has protein sequence MSTNKAELVETPADAITGHSTGSDWLARYSTSLMGVFGTPQRVLVRGAGCLVWDADGKEYLDLLGGIAVNALGHAHPFVTSVISSQLATLGHVSNFFTSPTQIALAEKLLAITNAPAGSKVFFANSGTEANEAAFKLARRNSEGPAGKRTKIIALEGAFHGRTMGALALTAKEAYRTPFEPLPGGVVHIPFGDIEALRSAVDDSTAAVFLEPIQGEAGVRPLSAEYLRAAREATSKAGALLILDEVQTGIGRTGKWLASEDAGIVPDAITLAKGLGGGFPVGALITFGSTTSALLTAGQHGTTFGGNPVATAAALATLHAIESQGVLQNVLAVGAHLRDGLAELDSVTEVRGEGLLIGFDVNADIAPAMVTAALEAGFIINSPGPRTIRLAPPLILTIEQADRFLAALPELIATATAQTAKDSQ, from the coding sequence ATGAGCACCAACAAAGCAGAATTGGTCGAAACCCCTGCCGATGCCATCACTGGCCACAGCACCGGGAGTGACTGGCTCGCACGTTATTCGACGTCGCTGATGGGCGTCTTCGGCACGCCGCAGCGGGTCCTGGTCCGCGGTGCGGGTTGCCTCGTGTGGGATGCCGACGGCAAGGAGTATCTGGATCTCCTCGGTGGCATCGCCGTGAACGCCCTGGGCCACGCCCACCCGTTCGTCACCTCGGTGATCTCCAGCCAGCTCGCCACCCTGGGACACGTCTCCAATTTCTTCACGAGCCCCACGCAGATCGCGTTGGCCGAGAAACTTCTGGCCATCACCAACGCTCCGGCCGGATCCAAGGTCTTCTTCGCGAACTCCGGCACGGAGGCCAACGAGGCTGCATTCAAGCTCGCAAGGCGCAACAGCGAAGGGCCCGCAGGCAAGCGCACCAAGATCATTGCCCTCGAAGGCGCTTTCCACGGCCGCACCATGGGTGCCTTGGCACTCACGGCGAAAGAGGCCTACCGGACTCCTTTCGAGCCGCTGCCCGGCGGTGTGGTCCACATCCCGTTCGGTGACATCGAAGCCCTGCGCTCCGCCGTCGACGATTCCACAGCAGCCGTCTTCCTTGAGCCGATCCAGGGCGAAGCTGGTGTCCGGCCGTTGAGCGCCGAGTACCTGCGGGCGGCCCGGGAAGCAACCAGCAAGGCCGGTGCGCTGCTGATCCTTGATGAGGTCCAGACAGGGATCGGCCGGACCGGCAAGTGGCTCGCCAGCGAAGACGCGGGCATCGTCCCGGACGCCATCACGCTGGCCAAGGGTCTTGGTGGTGGCTTCCCCGTTGGTGCGCTGATCACTTTCGGAAGCACGACGTCGGCCCTGCTCACCGCCGGACAGCACGGGACCACTTTCGGTGGAAACCCCGTGGCGACCGCGGCTGCCCTTGCCACGCTGCATGCGATCGAGAGCCAGGGCGTTCTTCAGAATGTGCTGGCCGTCGGAGCGCACTTGCGTGACGGACTGGCCGAGCTTGATTCCGTCACTGAAGTACGCGGCGAAGGTCTCCTCATCGGATTCGACGTCAATGCCGATATAGCGCCTGCCATGGTGACGGCGGCGTTGGAGGCAGGCTTCATAATCAACAGCCCCGGGCCCCGGACCATCCGGCTTGCGCCTCCGCTGATCCTCACCATCGAGCAGGCAGACCGTTTCCTGGCTGCGCTGCCTGAGCTGATTGCAACGGCTACGGCCCAAACTGCTAAGGACTCACAGTGA